The genome window GGTCAGCTAGTAGTCACCTTAAAAGGATTAGATATTTACGATCCCACTACAGGCGAAATTCGCAGCACTTCCCCCAACGATATTGCTTGTTGGTTTATTGACACCGATTACAATGAGGAAAGCTTTTTTGTGCGCCATGCCTATTTTACAGGCGCTAACCAACCTTATGACAAATTAAAACGTGCCCTAAAAGCAGAAATTGATGAAGATGCCTGGAGTCAGATTTACTCGACTAGCAGCCGTCCTTTCAATCCACCAAAAGGCAAGAATGGCAAACCAGGGAAGATTGCTGTTAAGGTCATCAACCACTACGGGGATGAAGTGATGAAAGTGTATGAATGTTAGGTTTACCTGCCTGCCAAACGCTGATATATCTAATCTAACCACACTGGAATCACAGGCTGACCAGATTTTAAGGATGCGATCGCACTCTCCAAATCAAACTCTACCAGTTGGAGCGATCGCGATGAATGAATCCCAGCACAACATAAACCGCCCCAGCGGAACCGAGTTCGTAAACTCCGGTTCCTTCTCCCTCAGCCGTTGTAGCGTCATCGCCTCCTGTACAGTAACAAATTATTTGTTACTGTACAGTTTTTGCTTTGTGAATACCATCTGCTATGCGGATAAAAGGACTTGAACCTTCACTCCTCTCGGAACCAGAACCTAAATCTGGCGCGTCTGCCAATTTCGCCATATCCGCATTTTGACATTTCAATAGTGTAGCACACAACAGAGCGATCGATCAAGGGATTTTAGATTTTAGATTTTAGATTTTAGATTGAAGGAAGCGATCCACGGATAAATTCCCAGGCTGATGACCCAATTGCTCGATCGATCAATTTTAGATTTTAGATAAAATAAAGCGACCCACTGATAAATCCGCAGGCTGATGACCAAATTGCTCGATCGCTCAACATCGAGAAACCCGGTCATTTTGGGACACCGGGTTCAATCATGAGTTATCGCCACAGCAATTTTCCGTATTTTTCACTTGTCACTTACTTTTGGCCGAGCGCCTTCCAGGTTGTTTCGTCCACCATGCCGTTAGCCGTCAAACCCTTATACTCCTGAAAGTTCTTGACAGCCGTAGCAGTGCGAGCGCCAAAAATGCCGTCGATCGGACCCGGATCGTAACCCTGTATTTCCAAACGCACCTGTAGCGTCTTCACCTTGGAACCGACAGCGCCTTTATTTAGAAGAGTTGGAGGATTGCCGGCAACAGCAGCATTGCTCTCAATAGGAGCATTGCTCTGCACAGCTTCAGGAGCAGGCGCCGGATCTGCTGCTAAAGCTGTCCAAGTTTCTTTGTCCACAATGCCGTCTGAGTTCAAACCCTTAGACTGCTGAAAGGCACGAACCGCCGATGTAGTGCGAGAGCCATAGGAACCGTCGATCGTCCCCACCTTGAAACTGTGCACCTGCAAGCGCTGCTGTATGGCTGCAACTTCTGGCCCGTCAGCTCCCGCCGAGATAGTTTTTTCCTTTCTCGCTGGCGGCTGCTCGCCCGCGTAAAAAGGCTTGTTAAACATATCTGCTTGGGACTTTCCCTCGGGCGATACTGACGCACCCGGATCGGCTGGAGCCGTAAAGTCTCTGCGGTACTGTTCCTGCACAAATGGTTCGGAGTCGAAAGCTGCTGTTGCCTTTCGGGTTAAGCCGGGAGCGAGCAGAGCAATCAAGCTGAAAATCGTAACAGTAGTCACACGCATAAATTTCATCCTGTTAGTGAGGTTTGACAAGGTTTCCCTGTTTTCTAGTTTCTCAATCTAATTGTATTACCCGGACAGCTTTCTGAGAAACATCGCAGAATGAAGAAGGAAGAATGTTCTTCCACTTCGCGAGTGGGTAACAACAAGTCCGAGGGAAGGGGTAATATACCGCATTGGTTTGGCCCATTAAGAACGTTATAAGCGTCCGGTGCGGTTGCTATATCTGCCACAGCTTCTAGAAGTTCGGCAATGGGGACGGCCGCACTCAGAAGTTATGAGTTGGAAGCAGGGACGGGTTCGCACTATTCCTCAGAAACCCGGTTGATTCCGAGATGTTTTGTTGCTAAAGCCAATATTTTAGTAGAAACCGCGTTTTTTAGCCTCACTCCTCTTGTAGAAAACCTGCTGTCATTCACAAATCTTTACGGGCGGGTTGTGTAAAAAGTCGATCCATCAGAGGCAAAGTTTTTTCCTTCAACCAGCCCGTAAGAAGCAAAAGCCGCCACTTATCGATTTGCGTGTTCTGCCAATAAAGCCTTGGCTCTTGGCTTGTAAATCAGATAAAACAGCGATTCTATGTAGCGGAGCATATCTTCGCGGTTTTCCTTGGACGAGTAGTTCCAGAAACCGTAAGTCCGCGCCAGAGTCAGCAGCTTGGTAGTGTGAATTTTCCACGTGTACGTGCTGTAAACTCGGTCAATCCCTCGCGTTGAAATTTCATACCAATAGTTGGGATTTTGTTCGCATTTCGATAAAAAATCTAGAAGTTTTTGGGCAGTCTCCTGGTGGTGGGTCGGGTTGATATAAAACCCATTTACCCCATCTTTAATGATTTCCAGGGGACCACCAAACTGCGTCCCGAAAGTGGGAATGCCGGTAATCATTGCTTCGAGAATTGTCAAGCCGAAAGCTTCAAATAATGCTGGCTGAACAAATATACCTTGGGCGTCGGCGATTACGCGGTAGATTTCGCCGGACAGGCTTTTGGAAAGCCTCACTCCCAGCCAGCGAATTTTACCGTGAAGGTTGTATTCGTCGATAATTGCGTAGAGCTTTTTAATTTCTTCTGCTTCTTCGTAATCGTCGGTTTCTTCGACCCGCAGTTTGCCAGCTACTAGAATTAAGTTGCATTTTTCTTGCAATTCCTTGCTTTTTCCGAACAATTCTGCTAAACCTGTCATGTTTTTAATGCGATCGAGCCTGGCCATCGAAAATAAAGGGCGCTTTTGCGGGTCGTCGAGTTTTCCAAAGACCTGTTCGGGGTCTTCTAGAGTAAAAAGCAGTTCGTTTAGCCGATCGCGATCGCCTTGCACCCGGTCTTCTATCCGCGTGTAAGGAAAGTATACGCTTTCGTTGACTCCCGGCGGCACGACGTTGAATTTTGGGCTGAACAGTTCAATCCCGTTGACAACGTGGTACAAATCCGGCATCGTAAAACAATGGTAAGATTCGTACTGGCCGACACTATCCGGTTTGCCCACAATCTCTTGATAGGTGCTGCTGACAATACAATTAGCTGCATTCATGGCAATTATATCGGCAGTAAATTGCAGCGAAAAATGGTATTTGTCCTCTGATTCTTGCCAGTAGAGATTGCTGAACAAATATTTAGATTTTTCCAGCGCATGGGCAATATTGCACTGAGTAATTTTGAGTTTGCGAGACAGCAAAAACGCTACCAAGTTGCCGTCGGAATAGTTGCCGACAATTAAATCTGGTTTCCCCTGAAACTCAGCCAGCAGTTCTTTTTCTGCATCGATCGCGTAAGTTTCCAAATAAGGCCAAATCTCGAACCGCGAAATCCAATTTTGAGTCAGTTTGGGATTGAACTCCCGGAAGGGAACCCGCAAAATCCAAGCATTTTCTGTGCCGTGAACTTTTTCCAAACGTTCGTTGCAGCGGGTACCGTCGCTGTTAGGAATTAACCGGGTGAGAATAATTACTTTAGGTTTGACGCCTAAACTATCGAGACCGGCAAGATGAATGTCTTCTTGCAGTTGTTTCTCTAAACTCTTGGCTTGATCGAGGACATAAACTACCTGACCTCCCGTATCCGGTCGCCCCAAAACTCCTTCTTGGGCGAACCAGCCGTGAGGAGAAACTAGGACGATTTTGAAAATCATCGGGATGCGAGAAATAAATGCTTCTAGGGTTTGGGGCTCGGGCGAATCAATTAATTCGTCCAGAATTCCTAGGGTTTCCTGCACGCGGGCGGCGGTATTTCCCCAACCTGCCTCGAAACCCATCATTTGCAAAACCAGTCGAAATCTCTCGTAGGGTTCTTCTTCAGAAAGATCGCCGACAAAGGTAAGGGCTTTTTTGACTTGTTCTGAAAGTTGTTGTTGGGATTTTATGCGATCGTTAATTAGTAATTGTACGCCGTTGTAGCGGTGAATACGCAAGAAATTAAATAGAGTTTCCTGCCACTGTCTGGGGTCTTGGAACAGTTTGCTGGACAGATATCGGTTGAGGAATTGCACTCCTTTGCCGATGTTTTTGGGGTCGCGAATTGTAGGGGAATAATCGTAAAAAGGGCCGAAATCTAGTTCGAGAATGTCGCCTTCTTGCGGGTGAAAGTGGTTGACGAAGCGATCGCGCGCGTCGAGCAATTCTTGCACTGTCATCTGCTCGACTGTCAAGTCGTCTCTAACTCGCACTATTTCTATATTAGCAATTTTTGGCCGCAGCAGCACGCAAATGCTGTCCTCTTCAAGAATAATTTCCTGAACGTAGTAAATCAGTTTGCTCAAATGAGAAAATTGATGGAACTGTTCGGGCTTTTCGTATTTGGTGCAGTAAGCCGCAAAAGCGTTAACTATGTCGTTTCGCAGTAAATATGTGTTTCCCAAAGCGCGTAAATCGCTAACAAACTTACGCAAGTCGGTTTTTTCGTCGCTGGCGATAACAGCTTGAAAAAGTTCAGACATAGATACTTCCTGATTTAATATTTTTGATGGCCGCTGTAAAATTAGGCGATACTCAAACAGTATCGTCCTTTTTTTTAAGCGGCTACTTTTTTTGTAATTTTAAAGTCTGCAATCTGAACTTGCTATCCCTCAAATGACATAAAATTCCCCGTATTTGTGGCGAATGTAGCGGATAAAGGGATCGATACTTAAAGGTGAACCTGTAACGCGATCGAGCAATTCGACGGCGGTGTATTTGCGGCCGTGCTGGTAGATATTTTGTTTTAGCCAGTCGTGGAGTACGGTAAAATTGCCCTGTTCTATTTCTACGGGAATTTCAGGATTGAGTTTTACTGCTGTTTCGTAGAATTGGGCGCTCATCAAGTTGCCGAGGGTGTAACCTTGGAACATTCCGCCGATCGTACCAACATACCAGTGAACATCTTGCATCGCGCCTTCGCTGTCGGTAGCGGGGACAACGCCGAGGTCGGTTCTATAGCGTTCGTTCCAGGCTTCGGGGAGGTCTCGCACTGCTAGTTTTCCCTCTACCATTGCCAATTCTAGGTCAAAGCGGATGGCGACGTGGAGGTTGTAGGTTACTTCGTCGGCGTCCGTGCGGATGAGCGATCGCGAGACTTTGTTAATTGCCCGGTAAAATGCGTCAGTGGATACGTGTCCCAACTGTCGCAAAAATACGCCTTGGAGTTGCGGGTAAAAACATTCCCAAAAACCGCGGCTGCGCCCCACCAAATTTTCCCAAAGTCGCGACTGACTTTCGTGGACGCCGGAGGAAACGCCGCCTGCCAGAAGCGTGCCTTCAAATTCCGGGGAATTTCCGAGTTCGTAGAGGGCGTGTCCGGCTTCGTGAATGCTGCTGAAGAGTGCTTGATCCAAGTGGTCTTCGTAGACGCGGGTGGTAATTCGCACGTCGTCTATGGAGAAGTTGGTCATGAACGGGTGGAGGGTGGTGTCTTGCCGTC of Oscillatoria nigro-viridis PCC 7112 contains these proteins:
- a CDS encoding peptidoglycan-binding domain-containing protein; amino-acid sequence: MRVTTVTIFSLIALLAPGLTRKATAAFDSEPFVQEQYRRDFTAPADPGASVSPEGKSQADMFNKPFYAGEQPPARKEKTISAGADGPEVAAIQQRLQVHSFKVGTIDGSYGSRTTSAVRAFQQSKGLNSDGIVDKETWTALAADPAPAPEAVQSNAPIESNAAVAGNPPTLLNKGAVGSKVKTLQVRLEIQGYDPGPIDGIFGARTATAVKNFQEYKGLTANGMVDETTWKALGQK
- a CDS encoding carboxypeptidase M32, with protein sequence MQTLDKTQAKFAQLAAHLREVNDIESASSLLHWDQSTYMPPKGASARGRQLATLKQISHEKFTDPKIGELLEDLRFYEQTLPYDSTAASLIRIARRDYDRAARVPATFMSALCRHQADCYEAWAAARAANNFAAVEPYLEKTLELSRQYADFFPGYEHIADPLIDRSDYGMKVSLLRPLFAKLRQELVPIVEAITSQPPADDSCLHQDFPESQQLEFTRKVVERMGYDFQRGRQDTTLHPFMTNFSIDDVRITTRVYEDHLDQALFSSIHEAGHALYELGNSPEFEGTLLAGGVSSGVHESQSRLWENLVGRSRGFWECFYPQLQGVFLRQLGHVSTDAFYRAINKVSRSLIRTDADEVTYNLHVAIRFDLELAMVEGKLAVRDLPEAWNERYRTDLGVVPATDSEGAMQDVHWYVGTIGGMFQGYTLGNLMSAQFYETAVKLNPEIPVEIEQGNFTVLHDWLKQNIYQHGRKYTAVELLDRVTGSPLSIDPFIRYIRHKYGEFYVI
- a CDS encoding sucrose synthase translates to MSELFQAVIASDEKTDLRKFVSDLRALGNTYLLRNDIVNAFAAYCTKYEKPEQFHQFSHLSKLIYYVQEIILEEDSICVLLRPKIANIEIVRVRDDLTVEQMTVQELLDARDRFVNHFHPQEGDILELDFGPFYDYSPTIRDPKNIGKGVQFLNRYLSSKLFQDPRQWQETLFNFLRIHRYNGVQLLINDRIKSQQQLSEQVKKALTFVGDLSEEEPYERFRLVLQMMGFEAGWGNTAARVQETLGILDELIDSPEPQTLEAFISRIPMIFKIVLVSPHGWFAQEGVLGRPDTGGQVVYVLDQAKSLEKQLQEDIHLAGLDSLGVKPKVIILTRLIPNSDGTRCNERLEKVHGTENAWILRVPFREFNPKLTQNWISRFEIWPYLETYAIDAEKELLAEFQGKPDLIVGNYSDGNLVAFLLSRKLKITQCNIAHALEKSKYLFSNLYWQESEDKYHFSLQFTADIIAMNAANCIVSSTYQEIVGKPDSVGQYESYHCFTMPDLYHVVNGIELFSPKFNVVPPGVNESVYFPYTRIEDRVQGDRDRLNELLFTLEDPEQVFGKLDDPQKRPLFSMARLDRIKNMTGLAELFGKSKELQEKCNLILVAGKLRVEETDDYEEAEEIKKLYAIIDEYNLHGKIRWLGVRLSKSLSGEIYRVIADAQGIFVQPALFEAFGLTILEAMITGIPTFGTQFGGPLEIIKDGVNGFYINPTHHQETAQKLLDFLSKCEQNPNYWYEISTRGIDRVYSTYTWKIHTTKLLTLARTYGFWNYSSKENREDMLRYIESLFYLIYKPRAKALLAEHANR